The genomic region CTTATCATATGGTATGGTAGAGTTACCAGAAGGTAAAATGAAATCTCGTGAGGGTACTGTTGTTGATGCAGACGATTTGATCCAAGAGATGATTGATACAGCTGAAGAGCGTACAAAAGAATCTGGAAAAATTGATGGATTTACTGAAGACGAAGCAAAAGTATTATTCCAACAATTAGCATTGGGTGCATTGAAGTACTACTTATTAAAAGTAGACCCTAAGAAAACAATGCTGTTTAATCCTAAAGAGTCAATTGACTTCCAAGGTGATACCGGTGTTTATATTCAATACAACCATGCTAAGATCCAAGCTTTATTAAGAAGAGCAGATAAAGATGGTATCAATTACTCTGCTGCAGCTTTTAATGGTTTGACAGAGTTATCAGAAGCAGAAGCCGATCTAGTAGCTTTATTAGGTAAGTTAAATGATAAAATTGTTGAAGCAGCAGACTCGTATGCACCATCAATTATCGCAAACTACGCTTATGATGTAGCTAAGCAGTATTCTAAAGTTTATTCTGAATCTCCAATCTTCAATGAAGAAGACAGCCAGAAGAAAGCATTTAGAATTGCATTATCGAAACAATCAGCAGAGGCGATTAATAAATCTTTAGGATTAATTGGTGTTCAGTCTCCAAATAGAATGTAATTAGAGGGTAGTTATAACTACTTATAAATAGAAAGAGTGATCAATAATTTATTTTATGATCACTCTTTTTTTATAAGCTATTTGCTCATATTTTTAGTTACTATTCGGAATAGCTTTAGGTTGTTTGTTATCGTCGATACTAACGTAAACAAACATTCCTTCCGTTACCATATAACTATGTGTGAAATCATGTCCTTTTAATAAAGGCTTAGCCCATACTTCTAGATGAATTTTCATCGATGTTCTTCCCAGTTTTACAACTTCTCCATAAACACAGACAGCATCACCTACTGCTACAGGCTTGTGGAAAGTCATGCCATCAACAGCGACCGTTACAGTACGGCCTAAGGCAGTTTCTTTAGCTAAGATTCCTCCTGCAATATCCATTTGTGACATAATCCACCCACCAAAGATATCTCCATTGGCATTAGTGTCGGCTGGCATAGCAAGTGTCCTTAATAATAGTTCTCCTTTTGGTTGTGGTTGTTTTTCTTGTTCCATAAGTGTATAAAAAGTTTGGTAATAATAGAAGAGGTAAAAAATAATACGCACACTATAAATCAATTCTAAAAGTCCTCTTCAAAGTAATAGTGAATAATAATATCAGTAAGCTATAAATTTTTTAACGTTCGGTCATTACTTCTTATTGTGAATTTTATGTAAATAACTGATCATCCGGACATTATTTATTACTTAATTATGTTAAAATTATATTTTTTTTATGAACAAAACTAGCAAATCCAATAATTCTATGTACCTTTCATTTGAGATTTGATATTGATAAGAATAAATTTATTAAACTTATCGTTTTTGAATGAATTTTTTGGATTGACTTCGATTAGGTATTTCATCTCAGTGTTTTTTATTTATTAATTTTCTTTTACTAAGATGAATATCTTTGTAGCTAAGTTAAACTACGAAACTCAAGAAGATAGCTTGAGAACGTTGTTTGAAAGCTTTGGCGAAGTTGCCTCAGCAAAAATTATTTTTGATCGTGAAACAGAGCGTTCAAAAGGTTTCGGTTTTGTTGAAATGCCTAACGATGAGGAAGGTATGAACGCAATCAACCAATTAAACGAATCTGAATTAGACGGTAGAACAATTGTTGTTAAAGAGGCTCGTCCTAGAGAAAACAACGGTGGTGGCCGTGGTGGATTCAACCGTGGTGGTGGCGGATATAACCGTGGTGGCGGTTATGGCGGAAACCAAGGCGGTGGATACGGTAGATATTAATTTCAAACATCTTTTATAGATGTTGTTGCAATAAATATTAAAGTTCCTATAAAACGTAGTAACAAACAGTTACTACGTTTTTTTTATGCCTAAATTTTCTTAGCTTATTGAAAACCTAATTACCCAAAAGACCTAATTTGACTACTTATTAAAAATGAGATTACCCATTATAATCATTCTATATCTCATCTCTTGTGCTATTTTTTGTTCTGCTCAATCACACACCAATAAAACAAAAGTTCTTCAAGAAATAGAGAGTTTAATTGTTGCTGATTCATTACATAGAAAATATCTGCAAGAACAGATTAAGCAATTACATCAAATTATTAATGAAGAAGATGAAATAGGAGAGGTATCTTATGGTATTCCTGTTGTACCATTTAATGATACAATCTTCTTTGTCCACCATAAAGAGGAGCTTTCAGCTTATGATCGAGCCCATCATATCGAAGACTCAATAAGGTTTATCGTTGAGCACCACCTGTTTTTATTGGATACTGTGGTTATCACTGAATTTGATGATAACTACCAATTACTTTTCGATGGTAAGGTTATCCATACAATAGATTCTATTGATGCCAAAAAGATGCGTTCATCTCGTTTGAAGTTAGCAAGAGTAAGACAAAAGGCGATCAATAAGACCTTACACAATCAAATTTATGGTCAGGGTAAAGATGCAGGAATATATGCCTTAATAGGTTTAGTCATATTGTTTGTACTCATTTTTGTGATTAATAAAGTATACAAAGTATTGTATGAAAAGGTGTCCCATAGAAAGTGGTTGTCTTACGATTGGTTAAAGAGTATCTCATTATTTACAGAAGAAGATCAAGTAAAACTATTCCGTTATTTATTACTGGGTGTCAAATACGGATTGATATTAATGTTGATCTATTTGTATTTACCAATAGTCGGGCAATTTTCTCCACCACTAAAAGATATTTCCAATAGACTATTAAGTTATGTTCTTTCACCAATCAACGATATAATATTATCAATTTTAGTTTTCTTACCGAACTTGATGAAGATTATCATCACGATACTATTTTTTGTTTACCTACTTAAATTCATTCAACTGTTTGCTGATGCTGTGAAAGAAGAACGTATTGTTATCAATGGGTTTTACCCTGATTGGGTACCTCCAACAATGAAAATCATACGTTTCTTATTGTACACCTTTATGGTTATTATCATATTTCCATTACTCCCTGGAGCAAATTCCAATGAGTTCAAAGGGATTTCTGTATTTGTAGGTATCCTATTATCTATTGGTTCAAGTACAATCATTACCAATTGGATTTCAGGAATAGTGATCACTTACATGAGACGCTTTAAGATAGGTGACTGGGTAAAAGCAGGAGATGTAATCGGTGAAGTAGTTGAACGCTCTTTGTTTGTAACAAGGTTAAGATCATCTAAAAATGAAGTGATCACAATACCCAATAGTAAGATTTCGGAAGCTCAGACCATCAATTATTCTCAACCCATACATAAATACAAACTTATAGTACACACATCAGTAACTTTTGGTTATGAAGTGCCTTGGAGAAAAGTACATCAACTGTTAAAAGAAGCCGCAGCAAAGACGAACTTCTTATTGAAAAGAGATAAGACACCTTTTGTATTACAGAAATCACTAGATGATTTTTATGTGACATACCAACTAAATGCTTATACTCGTCACCCTGAAAAAATGTTTGCGATTTATTCTCAATTACATCAAAACATTCAAGATATTTTTAGTAGAGAAGATATAGAAGTGATGTCTCCTCATTATAGAGCTAATAGAGAAGACAATGAACGTACTGTACCTCCCTCTGATCAAATGTTAGACGATGAATAGAACAATAGAGTATAGTAAAAAAGCTTTTTAATTTATTCCTTCTATCAATTTTATGTATATTGATAGAAGGAATTTTTTATTGTCAATACATTATTGTTTGATAATAATTTCCTATTCCTTTAAAGACTAGATGACCTCTATTAGCAATGAAACTTATTATAGCCCTAACTTTCTTATTAACAAGTGCATTCTCGTATGCCCAAAATAGAACTGTCAATGAAGAGAAAGCTGAAATTTACAAAGAAATACAAAGTCTGATTGTCGCAGATTCTGTTTACAGATCCTATTTAAAAGAACAAATTAAAAGGTTGGATGGAATGGTTGCTTCTAATAAAAAAGAAGAACCACAAATGGTACTCAATGGTATACCTGTAAAACCATTTGGTGATACTTTATTCTTTGTACATCGAAAAGGACATATTTCAGCTTATAATAGAGCGAAGGCAATCAGTGATTCTTTGGTAAACATAGCATCACATCACTTATTTTTAATTGATACGGTGGAGTTAATAGAAATTGAAGATCATTATCAATTGGTCTTTAATAATAATGTGATCCATACTATAGACTCAATGGACGCAAAACTCATGCAATCATCAAGAATCCAGATTGCAAAAAAGCGTCAGAAGAAACTCAATGAAGCCTTGCATAATAAAGTGTACGGTCAGGGTAAAGATGCAGGATTATATGCTTTAGTAGGTTTGATTGTTCTATGTATTTTTATCATCATCATAAACAAGGCGTATCGATTTGCTTTAAATAAAGTAATCAATAAGAACTGGTTTAAGAATATTTGGGTAAAAAATGTCCGTATTCTTACGGAAGAAAATCAACTGAAGTTTATTAAGTATTTAATGATGGCGATTCGGCTTTCACTAATCTTTACCCTGATTTATTTATATCTACCTATTGTAGGTCAGTTTTCACCACCTTTACAAGATATATCAGATCGTTTATTAAGCTATGTGATTGATCCTGTTAAAGATATTATTAAATCAGCATTAGGTTTTCTTCCTAACTTGCTTAAGATTATCATCATCTTAGCCTTTTTCCATTACCTTATAGAGTTTATTAAGATCTTTGCTGATGCTATTAAAAGCGAACGATTAAAACTTCCAGGGTTTTACCCTGATTGGGTTCAGCCCACCATGAAGATCATCAAGTTTATGTTGTATACTTTTATGGTGATAATGGTTTTCCCACTTTTGCCTGGGGCAGAATCCAATGAATTTAAAGGGATTTCAGTCTTTGTAGGTGTGCTACTGTCTATTGGTTCAACTTCAGTAATTACTAACGCAATTTCGGGTATCGTAATTACGTATATGAGAAGGTTTAATATTGGAGATTGGATTAAAGCAGGAGATATAATGGGAGAAGTAGTTGAACGTTCATTGTTTGTGACAAGGTTGCGTACATCAAAAAATGAAATTGTGACCATACCAAATAGTAAGATTTCCGAATCTCAAACTATTAATTATTCTCAACCTATTAATCGATATAAATTAATCATTCATACCACAGTAACAATTGGTTATGATGTTCCATGGAGAAAAGTACATGGAATGTTAAAAGAAGCAGCAGAATTGACCGATGGTTTATTGGCTGGAGAAATTCCTTTCGTTTTACAGACATCTTTAGATGATTTTTATGTAAGTTACCAATTGAATGCATATACCAAGCAGCCAGAGAAAATGGCTAGGATCTACTCTCGATTACATCAAAATATTCAGGATATTTTCAGTAGAGAAGATGTTGAGATTATGTCGCCACATTATAGAGCCAATAGAGCAGATGATGAAATTACTATTCCTGATTTTGCACTTATGCAGGACCAGAAAAAAAATAAGGCTCCAAAACAAGATGTGGATGATAATACTCCAGGTATTAATGATGCACCAGAAGAACAACCTCCTGAAGATAATGATGATAAATAATTATGCAGAATGTATTACGTATTATAAAATTACCCTACTTAATATTTAGTTTCTTATACTCGATCTTTAACCAAATACTTTTTATAAGAAAATATGTCAATCCTATTCTTCTTGAATTTGAAGATTGTCATGATAACTCACTCCAACCAAAGGATTTTGAGAAAATACGAAAGTATTATGGGTTATCTATTACCGGAATTTTTGGAGCCTCATTGTGTAAACTTAGAGGACAAAAAATGCTTTTTGAAGAACGATATACAAGTACATTTCAAGCTTCCATTACAGGTCTAGTAGATGATTACTATGATGAACATGGAATGACTTTGGAGCGAATGAGGGAGTTTTTTGTAACACCTGACGAAGTAACACCTAAAAACCAAGCAGAATTATTAGGTATACAACTCTACAAAGAAAGTATTAAATATGTCAACGATTTTAATGCATTGGTGCCATTCCTTGATAATGTTAATCAGGCACAATCTGATAGTATGCAACAAGTAGAGACCAAAATGGATTTTCTACAATTGAAAATGCTAACCTTATATAAGGGAGGGAGCTCTTTTCTTTATTATAGATCCGCTTTCAGGCATCCTTTTAAAAAGAACGAAGAAAAGGCCCTGTACTTATTAGGAGGAATTACACAACTATCTAATGATATCTTTGATGTATACAAAGACCGAGAAAATGGTGTGCAAACATTATTAACTATCACTAAAGACATTGGAATGGTGAAAGACCTCTATAAAAAATGGATCAAAGAGTTTGAAGACTTATTTATCTGTTTGGATTATTCTCCGGGCAATATTCAATCCTTCCTCCAATTATACCACTTGGGAGTATTTTCTAGATGTTTTGTATGTTTAGATCAATTGATTTCACTTCAAGAAAAATCTGAAGGGGTGTTTGAATTACAAGATTATTCTAGAGAAGAATTAATCTGTGATATGGAACAATATTCTAACCTTACAAAGAGTATAAAATATTCAATATAGTATTATAGGATATAGAATAAAGGAATAAAATTATATTCTATGTAAGTAAAGTTTATGCTTTACATTACATAACGAAATATCCTATACCTATTACTCTATATCCTATTTTATTATGATTAGCTATTTTTTAATAAAGGATAAACGCCAATTGTAGCTGAAACCATCATTACTGAGGCAATACAGGCCATAATTGTACCTACTGTAGTATCTGCGTTAATTGCTGAATCGATGACTCCATAGTCCAAAGCAAGAAATGCAACGGGAACTAGGAAAAGCAAGAACTTTTTCATGGTTGTTATGTTTGTTAATAGATAAATTAAAAGATGTTTTGTCAATTAGGAACGACAGAATGTATATAACTTACTGTAGTTCTTATTTTTATATACGTAAAAGAATCGATGTTACTTAGTGGGATTAACAAATGCTAAGCAAAATTGTAGAACCTTGACATTCACTCTCTTGATAAATCAAAAACTAACCGATAAATTCGGTCAAAATCAGAAAATATGTTAACAAGAAGACCACGTAGAAATAGAAAATCAGAGGGCATTCGCTCAATGGTAAAAGAAACTATCTTAACGGTAGATGATTTTATTTTTCCTTTGTTCTTGATCGAAGGAGAAAATCACAAAGAAGAAGTTGTTTCAATGCCTGGTATCTACAGGTATACATTAGATCTTCTTATGAATGAGATTGGGGAGTGTTTGGATCTAGGGATCAAATCTTTCTGTCTATTCCCTTCTCTTGGTGATGACAAAAAAGACAGTATGGCAACCGAAGGTCATAACCCTGAAGGCCTTTACCAAGTCGCTTTAAGTTCTATTAAAGAGAAATACCCAGAAGCTGTACTGATGACTGATGTAGCTATGGATCCTTATAGTTCGGATGGTCATGACGGTATCGTTAGAGATGGTGAAATCATTAATGACGAAACGTTAGAAGTATTGGGTAAGATGGCATTGGCACAAGCAAAAGCGGGTGCTGATATTATTGGCCCTTCTGATATGATGGACGGTAGAATCGGTTACATCAGAGAAGTCTTAGACGATAATGGATATACTGATGTTTCCATTATGTCTTATTCAGCTAAGTATGCTTCGGCTTTCTATGGCCCATTCCGTGATGCACTAGATTCTGCACCAAAGTTTGGTGATAAGAAAACATATCAAATGGACCCTGCTAATGTAAAAGAAGCATTAATTGAGGCAGAGTTAGATTTTGTTGAAGGAGCAGATTTCTTAATGGTTAAACCTGCTTTATCCTACTTAGATGTTATCAAGACATTATCAGAGAATTTTGATATTCCAATTACAGCATATAATGTTTCTGGAGAATATGCAATGTTAAAAGCAGCAGCTCAGAACGGATGGTTGGAAAATGACAAGACCATGATGGAAATGTTATTGAGTATCAAACGAGCAGGGGCATCTGCGATCTTAACTTATTTCGCAAAAGAAGCAGCTGTACTTTTAAAAAAATAGAAATAGGTAGTTAGTGGTTATGAAATACTAATCGCTAACTACTAACTAAAACCAAATTCATGAAATTCTATATCTCCCCTTCACCTTCCCACCCTTATTTTTTAGACTTCAAGATCTCATTCGTCTGTACAACTGATGATACATTGGTAAAGCTTCCATTATGGAGACCTGGTCGTTATCAAGTGCAGACCTTCGCAAAAAATATTCGAAACATCGGGGCAGAAAGTAATGGCAAGGCATTTGAAGTACGAAATGTTAGTAGAAATACTTGGAGTGTACTTGGAAGCCAGGAAGGAGATGAGATAATACTTCACTATGAATACTATGCTCGCCATCAAGATGCTGGAGGCACTTGGGTAAGTAATGATTTTTGGTTAATAAATGGAATAAGTTGTGGTATGCTCCCTGAGGGACTTGACCAGGAAGAAATTGATGTTATTATTGACTTTCCATT from Flammeovirga agarivorans harbors:
- a CDS encoding RNA recognition motif domain-containing protein — its product is MNIFVAKLNYETQEDSLRTLFESFGEVASAKIIFDRETERSKGFGFVEMPNDEEGMNAINQLNESELDGRTIVVKEARPRENNGGGRGGFNRGGGGYNRGGGYGGNQGGGYGRY
- the yciA gene encoding acyl-CoA thioester hydrolase YciA, which encodes MEQEKQPQPKGELLLRTLAMPADTNANGDIFGGWIMSQMDIAGGILAKETALGRTVTVAVDGMTFHKPVAVGDAVCVYGEVVKLGRTSMKIHLEVWAKPLLKGHDFTHSYMVTEGMFVYVSIDDNKQPKAIPNSN
- the hemB gene encoding porphobilinogen synthase; translation: MLTRRPRRNRKSEGIRSMVKETILTVDDFIFPLFLIEGENHKEEVVSMPGIYRYTLDLLMNEIGECLDLGIKSFCLFPSLGDDKKDSMATEGHNPEGLYQVALSSIKEKYPEAVLMTDVAMDPYSSDGHDGIVRDGEIINDETLEVLGKMALAQAKAGADIIGPSDMMDGRIGYIREVLDDNGYTDVSIMSYSAKYASAFYGPFRDALDSAPKFGDKKTYQMDPANVKEALIEAELDFVEGADFLMVKPALSYLDVIKTLSENFDIPITAYNVSGEYAMLKAAAQNGWLENDKTMMEMLLSIKRAGASAILTYFAKEAAVLLKK
- a CDS encoding mechanosensitive ion channel family protein, whose product is MKLIIALTFLLTSAFSYAQNRTVNEEKAEIYKEIQSLIVADSVYRSYLKEQIKRLDGMVASNKKEEPQMVLNGIPVKPFGDTLFFVHRKGHISAYNRAKAISDSLVNIASHHLFLIDTVELIEIEDHYQLVFNNNVIHTIDSMDAKLMQSSRIQIAKKRQKKLNEALHNKVYGQGKDAGLYALVGLIVLCIFIIIINKAYRFALNKVINKNWFKNIWVKNVRILTEENQLKFIKYLMMAIRLSLIFTLIYLYLPIVGQFSPPLQDISDRLLSYVIDPVKDIIKSALGFLPNLLKIIIILAFFHYLIEFIKIFADAIKSERLKLPGFYPDWVQPTMKIIKFMLYTFMVIMVFPLLPGAESNEFKGISVFVGVLLSIGSTSVITNAISGIVITYMRRFNIGDWIKAGDIMGEVVERSLFVTRLRTSKNEIVTIPNSKISESQTINYSQPINRYKLIIHTTVTIGYDVPWRKVHGMLKEAAELTDGLLAGEIPFVLQTSLDDFYVSYQLNAYTKQPEKMARIYSRLHQNIQDIFSREDVEIMSPHYRANRADDEITIPDFALMQDQKKNKAPKQDVDDNTPGINDAPEEQPPEDNDDK
- a CDS encoding mechanosensitive ion channel family protein, yielding MRLPIIIILYLISCAIFCSAQSHTNKTKVLQEIESLIVADSLHRKYLQEQIKQLHQIINEEDEIGEVSYGIPVVPFNDTIFFVHHKEELSAYDRAHHIEDSIRFIVEHHLFLLDTVVITEFDDNYQLLFDGKVIHTIDSIDAKKMRSSRLKLARVRQKAINKTLHNQIYGQGKDAGIYALIGLVILFVLIFVINKVYKVLYEKVSHRKWLSYDWLKSISLFTEEDQVKLFRYLLLGVKYGLILMLIYLYLPIVGQFSPPLKDISNRLLSYVLSPINDIILSILVFLPNLMKIIITILFFVYLLKFIQLFADAVKEERIVINGFYPDWVPPTMKIIRFLLYTFMVIIIFPLLPGANSNEFKGISVFVGILLSIGSSTIITNWISGIVITYMRRFKIGDWVKAGDVIGEVVERSLFVTRLRSSKNEVITIPNSKISEAQTINYSQPIHKYKLIVHTSVTFGYEVPWRKVHQLLKEAAAKTNFLLKRDKTPFVLQKSLDDFYVTYQLNAYTRHPEKMFAIYSQLHQNIQDIFSREDIEVMSPHYRANREDNERTVPPSDQMLDDE